A single region of the Plasmodium malariae genome assembly, chromosome: 7 genome encodes:
- the PmUG01_07039100 gene encoding conserved Plasmodium protein, unknown function — translation MSTIRWVDLLSSESITNNDEINEKLKKKKFLYNKENDLNSSFLNSYNADLDNSNIGINLKIKNMCIADKKDKMVDASSDGAKVMMNKDSTRESYNNEKEIVHCGLKKEEHVSKDERGLLHKSECVKGENCYTGINMQGEAEGVHGQNGVSNVNGVSNVNMVYNVKNVYDDNNTEAKVDIGEDGVRKAGIVTQNGQTSEVDHISDTGQIRAANLASKGSEHKGGKIREEKEKEEKEERKTEKKKIVLSRYNKNSGNLLKIESNSNVNDSRNKIGKKKKKKKSPSNTTNTTNMVNKANVTNATSATNANNATNATNAINMPSSSLLANFPNSPNSAAFPKSHKKNKKIVNVQMDKKELKNSFFSKYIVNKKEENKIKNKIIKESKDQQIINLPSNSKTEKENKKLSTVNGKMCNLLSKTSCEKTCTTANGKKRKDRNVNTENSISKFNCTLSHDITLDDNNIPMNPSKKVKNKLKQQMSQNIPKEEGTYTNGMNRINFYDDNVYNKENKKNLTELHINNYAQVVKEQEDINSTLLNMQGANNFLYSHKKNMNNNINLEKFNNFSNNFINYLGDIRNHASEPLHCVNSNRVNSRLKEIAVGKSTKEYKNYVKRVKYEERMADDPCTPNAYENITNAKFQAKYNLWRKKLHKFDTIN, via the exons atgtctaCTATCAGATGGGTAGATCTTCTGTCAAGCGAGTcaa TCACCAACAACGAcgaaattaatgaaaaattgaaaaaaaagaaatttctCTACAACAAAGAAAATGACTTGAATAGcagttttttaaattcatacAATGCAGATCTAGACAATAGTAATATaggaataaatttaaaaataaaaaacatgtGCATTGCAGATAAAAAGGACAAAATGGTAGACGCTTCTTCTGACGGTGCAAAGGTTATGATGAATAAGGATAGTACTAGGGAGTCTTATAATAACGAAAAGGAAATTGTACACTGTGgattgaaaaaagaagaacatGTTAGCAAGGATGAACGAGgattattacataaaagtGAGTGTGTGAAGGGGGAAAATTGCTACACTGGTATTAACATGCAAGGTGAAGCGGAAGGTGTGCATGGTCAGAATGGAGTAAGTAATGTGAATGGAGTGAGTAATGTTAATATGGTATATAATGtgaaaaatgtatatgatgataataatactGAGGCAAAAGTAGACATAGGGGAGGATGGGGTGAGAAAAGCAGGGATAGTTACGCAAAATGGTCAAACTAGTGAGGTTGATCATATTAGCGATACAGGTCAGATACGTGCGGCTAATCTAGCTAGCAAAGGAAGTGAACATAAAGGGGGGAAAATAAGGGAAGAGAAGGAGAAGGAGGAAAAGGAGGAGAGGaaaacggaaaaaaaaaaaattgtccTTTCAAGGTACAATAAAAATTCTGGTAATTTACTCAAAATTGAAAGTAATAGTAATGTAAATGATAgtagaaataaaatagggaaaaaaaaaaaaaaaaaaaaaagtccgTCAAATACGACCAATACTACCAATATGGTCAATAAGGCCAATGTGACCAATGCGACCAGTGCGACCAATGCGAACAATGCGACCAATGCGACCAATGCGATCAATATGCCCAGTTCGTCCCTTTTAGCCAATTTCCCCAACTCACCCAATTCAGCCGCTTTTCCTAAATCCCAtaagaagaataaaaaaattgtgaatGTGCAGATGgataaaaaggaattaaaaaattcttttttttccaaatatattgtaaacaaaaaagaagaaaacaaaattaaaaataaaattataaaggaGAGCAAAGATCAGCAAATAATAAACTTACCTTCTAATTCAAAAactgaaaaggaaaataaaaaattatcaacAGTTAATGGAAAAATGTGTAATTTGTTAAGTAAGACCTCTTGTGAAAAGACATGTACAACAGCTAATGGTAAGAAGAGAAAAGACAGAAATGTAAATACCGAAAACAGTATTTCGAAGTTTAACTGCACATTATCTCATGATATAACCCTGGACGATAATAACATCCCAATGAACCCGTCCAAGAAAGTAAAAAACAAGTTGAAGCAACAAATGAGTCAAAATATACCTAAAGAGGAAGGTACATACACGAATGGAATGAACAGAATAAACTTTTATGAtgataatgtatataataaagaaaacaaaaaaaatttaacagaGTTACACATAAACAATTATGCTCAAGTTGTAAAAGAACAAGAGGACATAAACTCtactttattaaatatgcaAGGTGCCAACAATTTCTTATATtctcacaaaaaaaatatgaacaacaatattaatttagagaagtttaataatttcagtaataattttattaactatTTAGGTGATATAAGAAACCATGCCAGTGAACCTTTGCACTGTGTAAATAGTAACAGAGTCAATAGTCGCTTAAAAGAAATAGCTGTAGGTAAATCGACAAAGGAATATAAGAACTATGTGAAGCGTGTGAAATATGAAGAAAGAATGGCTGATGATCCATGTACTCCTAACGCATATGAAAACATAACGAATGCGAAATTTCAAGCAAAGTATAACCTATGGAGGAAGAAGTTGCATAAGTTTGACACCATCAACTGA
- the PPP4 gene encoding serine/threonine protein phosphatase 4, putative, with translation MNSTYLEKQIYILKKCQLLEEKEVKRLCNAAKVLLIKEENIRNVNIPVIICGDIHGQFHDLTELFNIGNELPYINYIFLGDYVDRGKYSIETFLLLLALKLRYPDQITLIRGNHESRQITEVYGFYDECIKKYGSVNVWKYCTDVFDYLSVGALIENNYFCIHGGLSPSFNKIDELREIKRFQEIPRYGSLCDIMWSDPSDKNGWDKSPRGAGHLFGPDIVQKFCYVNNIEIIARAHQLVMEGYKWWFDKKLITIWSAPNYCYRCGNIASIMEIDENSSFQFKCFGPSTIENAANEFVKKQPPIYFS, from the coding sequence ATGAACTCCACTTATcttgaaaaacaaatatacattttaaagaaaTGTCAATTACtggaagaaaaagaagtaaagCGATTATGTAACGCGGCAAAGGTGCTACTAATaaaggaagaaaatattagaaatgtaaatataccAGTAATCATATGCGGAGATATACATGGCCAGTTTCATGATTTAACTGAACTCTTTAACATAGGTAATGAATTaccatatattaattatatatttttaggtGACTACGTAGATAGAGGTAAATATAGCATagaaacatttttattattattagcaTTAAAGTTAAGGTATCCTGACCAAATAACTTTAATAAGAGGAAATCATGAGAGTAGACAAATTACTGAAGTGTACGGTTTTTATGAtgaatgcataaaaaaatatggttCAGTTAATGTATGGAAATACTGTACCGATGTTTTTGATTATCTTTCAGTCGGTGCtttaattgaaaataattatttttgtatacatGGAGGATTATCACcatcttttaataaaattgatgaattaagagaaataaaaagatttCAAGAAATTCCAAGATATGGTTCTTTATGTGATATTATGTGGTCAGATCCATCTGATAAAAATGGATGGGATAAAAGTCCAAGAGGTGCAGGACATTTATTTGGACCTGACATTGTACAGAAATTCTgttatgttaataatattgaaaTTATTGCTAGAGCACACCAACTTGTTATGGAAGGATACAAATGGTGGTTTGATAAAAAGTTAATCACTATATGGTCAGCTCCAAATTATTGCTATCGATGTGGAAATATAGCTAGCATAATGGAAATTGATGAAAACTCATCCTTTCAGTTTAAATGTTTCGGTCCATCCACTATTGAAAACGCTGCAAACGAATTTGTTAAGAAGCAGCCACCTATATACTTCTCCTGA
- the COX5B gene encoding cytochrome c oxidase subunit 5B, putative codes for MIWSNTIKKFLRKNVDHLGRRNFFILCDKLRYNKLYKKEYTGLVNNVQKRTYLHFARTLPEDYELPLDTFPDNINEILKKDKKSLDFIQSYWYWKIRSESNLLNYEKLIKKSYKQLAVDMGMQIANPDNEHMLALLEFYEYLKSSPFVGPFGTIENPVLVPSVHTERVVCCTGGTGENEHVPLFFRCREGFLYRCGECDQIFMHVRVLYSLTDGNDPFPNDPDVDDVFDLNLIEENMSLYNDDQYVRWPTGNVTYRQMFLQGKWGNEKPKSISSLN; via the exons ATGATATGGAGTaacacaataaaaaaatttttacgaAAGAATGTTGACCATTTAGGGagaagaaatttttttattttatgtgaTAAGCTCAGGTACAataagttatataaaaaggaatacaCTGGATTGGTAAATAATGTGCAGAAGAGGACGTACCTACATTTCGCTCGTACCCTACCAGAAGACTATGAACTACCACTGGATACATTTCCcgataatataaatgaaattttaaaaaaagataaaaaatcaCTTGACTTTATTCAAAGTTATTGGTACTGGAAAATAAGAAGTGAGAGCAATTTGCTTAACtacgaaaaattaattaaaaaatcgTACAAACAGCTGGCCGTTGACATGGGCATGCAG ATTGCGAATCCCGACAACGAGCACATGTTAGCGTTACTCGAGTTTTATGAATACCTTAAATCATCGCCATTTGTTGGTCCATTTGGTACCATTGAAAACCCCGTTTTAGTGCCGAGTGTGCACACAGAAAGAGTAGTTTGTTGTACAGGTGGAACTGGAGAAAATGAGCACGTCCCATTATTTTTTCGATGCAGAGAAGGTTTTTTATATCGATGTGGAGAATGCGACCAAATTTTTATGCACGTGCGTGTGTTATATTCATTGACAGATGGAAATGATCCATTTCCTAATGACCCTGATGTAGATGATGTTTTTGATTTAAACTTAATTGAAGAGAATATGAGTTTATATAATGATGATCAGTACGTTCGATGGCCTACAGGAAATGTAACCTATAGGCAAATGTTTCTACAAGGGAAGTGGGGAAATGAAAAGCCAAAAAGCATTTCTTCTTTAAATTAG
- the PSD gene encoding phosphatidylserine decarboxylase: MKRNRNDSRQFSLYKNKYIITGVTILSFLLMFQYKYHEVLTVYEDNVKFTQSCKLFLARLLFGRTRSRIAGKIFKIQIPQTYRLYVYNSLINYMNINKDEIKYPIESYKSLGDFFSRYIREETRPIGDVSEYSVVSPCDSEVVDFGELKSDYLENVKGIKFHVKTFLGANFEKKYKDGNTRFYYAIFYLNPKKYHHFHAPFNFKYKVRRHISGELFPLFQGMFKIINNLFNINERVILSGEWTGGNMYYAAISAYNVGNIKIINDEELLTNNLRTQLSYMGGDIDTKIFDNYKNFEVGDEIGEFKLGSSIIVIFENKSDFMWSIKPNQVVSVGERVGGVNEIEQPKNMFIKIRS; the protein is encoded by the coding sequence ATGAAGAGAAACAGAAATGACTCCCGCCAATTTAGTTTGtacaaaaacaaatatataataacaggCGTGACTATACTATCGTTTCTTCTTATGTTTCAGTACAAGTATCATGAAGTACTGACAGTTTATGAagataatgtaaaatttacacaaagttgtaaattatttttggcTCGTTTATTATTTGGGAGAACTAGAAGTCGAATTGCtggaaaaatttttaagataCAAATTCCACAAACATAtcgtttatatgtatacaactctttaattaattatatgaatataaataaagatgaGATAAAATATCCTATTGAGTCATATAAATCACTTGGTGATTTCTTTTCAAGATATATAAGAGAAGAAACAAGACCAATTGGTGATGTTAGTGAATATTCAGTAGTTAGTCCATGTGATAGTGAAGTAGTAGATTTTGGTGAATTAAAATCAGATTATCttgaaaatgtaaaaggaataaaatttCATGTTAAGACCTTTTTAGGAGCtaattttgaaaagaaatataaagatGGAAATACAAGATTTTATTatgctatattttatttaaatcccaaaaaatatcatcattttcatgctccttttaattttaaatataaagtaagAAGACATATATCAGGTGAACTGTTCCCCTTATTTCAAGGtatgtttaaaattattaacaacttatttaatattaatgaacGAGTCATATTATCAGGAGAATGGACAGGTggaaatatgtattatgcaGCTATAAGTGCTTATAATGTtggtaatattaaaattataaatgatgaagaattattaacaaataatttaagaaCACAGTTAAGTTATATGGGGGGAGATATTGATACGAAAATTtttgataattataaaaattttgaagttGGTGATGAAATAGGGGAATTTAAGTTAGGATCATCCataattgtaatttttgaaaataaaagcgATTTCATGTGGAGCATAAAGCCAAACCAAGTCGTATCAGTGGGCGAAAGGGTCGGTGGGGTTAACGAGATAGAGCAGCcaaaaaatatgttcattaaaattagGAGTTGA